The DNA region GGGCATTGGATGGAATCAAGAAAAGTATCTTAACAGACATAGAATCAGGCAACAAAGAAATTCCAATCAATGATTATTTGAACTTTGCAAAATACGTTCTGCTCAGTTACATTTGTTTCGGGGAGAATTTTGATGAGGAAACCGTAAAAAACATTCAGAGGGTGCAACATAGTCTGGTTCACAATTTCATCAGGTTCAATGTGGTAAACTTCGTACCAATTTTGTCTAAAATTGTGTTTAGAAAGCTCTGGAGAGAGATTTTCCAGATTCGTCATAATCAAATGAGTTTGATGCTTCCTATTATTAAAGCACGACAAGAGAAAATTAAAAGTGGAGCTGAAACAGAGTTTGAGGCGTATGTGGATACTCTTTTTGAGATAGAACTTCCTCATACTGGGAAAAAGCTGAATGATGAAGAGTTGGTTAGTTTATGTTCTGAGTTTTTACTCAGCGGCACTGATACATCAGCTGCCTCATTGTCATGGGTTATGGCGAATTTAGTGAAGTACCAAAACGTTCAAGAGAAATTGTTTGATGAAATTACTCAAGTTGTGACACCTGGTGAGGACATTGAGAAGGAGCATTTGAAGAGAATGCCGTATTTGCATGCTGTGGTGTTGGAAACGTTCCGGCGGCATCCACCGGGGCACTTTATATTGCCTAGAGCTGTGACGGAGGAGACTGTTATAGATGGTTATAGGATACCGAAGAATGCGATGGTGAATGTTCTTGTGGCAGAGTTGGGGCGTGATCCAAATGTGTGGGAGGATCCAATGGAGTTTAGGCCTGAGAGGTTTTTGAAGG from Lotus japonicus ecotype B-129 chromosome 2, LjGifu_v1.2 includes:
- the LOC130735774 gene encoding cytochrome P450 89A2-like, whose product is MELWFYLVASISLYIFLHALLTIIRNKKLPPSPPTIPFLGNLFWLLKSSNNFAALEPVLHSLRAKYGNIVTIHIGSNPSIFITTHEAAHRALVKNGTVFASRPTAVQTIQVFFPNQHVVSMSPYGAVWRVLRQNFMQVIQPSRLDSFSHCRKWALDGIKKSILTDIESGNKEIPINDYLNFAKYVLLSYICFGENFDEETVKNIQRVQHSLVHNFIRFNVVNFVPILSKIVFRKLWREIFQIRHNQMSLMLPIIKARQEKIKSGAETEFEAYVDTLFEIELPHTGKKLNDEELVSLCSEFLLSGTDTSAASLSWVMANLVKYQNVQEKLFDEITQVVTPGEDIEKEHLKRMPYLHAVVLETFRRHPPGHFILPRAVTEETVIDGYRIPKNAMVNVLVAELGRDPNVWEDPMEFRPERFLKDGDKFDLKGFAEIKMIPFGAGRRVCPAISMAVLNVEYFVANMVRDFKWTVEDGCEVDLSEKEAFTIVMKNPLRACASPRNT